The Athene noctua chromosome 16, bAthNoc1.hap1.1, whole genome shotgun sequence genomic interval GATTGACATTCCTCACACTACAGTTGGTCCACCTTATAATAAAAGAAGATGAAGAGATTGTCTCATGAGAAAATGCTGTATTTAAGGATGTTTATTCCATATCTTTTACACAAACATAAACGACATATAAACGTCTCTTATTTGTTTTTAGATAAAGTGTGCACAGTACTGGCCacggaaggaggagaaagaaatgttttttgaagATACAAACTTGAAACTAACATTGATATCTGAAGATATAAAATCATATTACACAGTACGACAACTAGAATTGGAAAACCTTACAGTAAGTACAGAAACTAGTACCAGTCAGATTCTTCAGTCTCTCTGAGGTGAGATTTGCCTCCTCATCAGCAAGGTCTTGAAAAAGGTGTTCAAAAATTACAGCAGATTTTGTTCTGAAATTGGTGGTTCTGCATGAAAGTATTTTTTGGCCTCTAGTTTGTGTGTTGTGGAAATgaaattcttaaatatttgtgaaacatATCTGGGGAAACAACAATCATTTTCATGTCTCAGCTGTACACTGAGTGAGGTTAGTTTGTCACTACCTTTCAAAGAATCTTATATAAAATCACTTAGCAGCTGTTCTAGTGcttttgtgttacagctgaaaTAATTGCTCTTCCTGTCACTTAAGCTACCTGTTTGCCTGTGTCTAAggtttatttttaggttttggCTTAAATCTTCAGGTTTTACATTGATGGCTTTcatcagaaaggaggaactgttTTAGCACTGGTCCTGCAGTGAGCTCTGTGGAGCTCGGTACAAGGATCAGGCCACTacctttaaaagaaataacttcttttctttttctttctctttcccgcTTTTGCACAATACCAAAATAAAAGTAGACATGCCATTTCCcacccttcctctcctcttcagCATTGCCCTGTATTAAAGCAGTGAGAGCTAATCTAAAGCTTCTTGGGAAGACTGGCTAAGGAATAACACCAGTAACTTTCACTAAATGCAGGTCAATGAAGACAATGTCTGAGGTCCTCGGTGGTGCTGAGCTAGGTGTGTATGTTGAGACGTGCTAGCCTGAGTTCTGTTCTGCCCTGGTACTGCTCACTCCTGGAAGACACAGTTATTCCTTTGCTCATCTCTTAGCATCTTGCATGCTTCATCCTGCCAGGAAGCGTGAGGCAGCGGATGCAAATTTGACTAAATTATGCCTGAGTAAGAATTTAGTTGATGTAGTTTGTGGTGTGTGTGACCTATGACGTCTGCTGTAGACATATTTGATGGTTGTAGCTCGCTATTCTAGGAGGATTGAGCACTAGTGGTTTAGCAGTCTTCGAAGAAAGTTGTGAGGTTGGGAACAAACCTGTAAAGGAATAGCTGTGATAGCGTAAGGGCTTTGTCTGCAGAAAGTGTAAAGGCTTCTATAACTTGAGGTATTCATTTTGAGAAATCTTCAAATGATGTTCTGCCAGCAGAAATTGGAAGACAGTGTCTATTTTGTGGTGATACAAGCATTTGAACTGTACTGAAAAAACTAAACCATGTTATAAATAAGTAAATTTACTTATCTGATTTCCTTTCCTCAAAATGGCGACCTTCACAACAGGAGATAATTATTTGTAATTAGTTTCTTAGCTGTGCAGCTATAAAATCTCCCTCAGACTGGTGGAACTTTGTCATTTGAATTTAAGTCTGGCATTCTAAAGATGGAGTGTAAGCAGCATAGTCTGGGTAGCATACAAAGCTGAGCAGACACATGCCTCCACTCCATGTGAAAGTTATTTTCAAAGGAAGTAGCTGAAATATTTCCAAAGGTGCAAATTTTAAAATGACCTAAAGGTAAAAAATGTCTGATGTCTAAAGCTGTATGTCTAAATTTTGAAGTGACCACCTGCTAGGAAAATGAACAAGGAATTGTATTTGCTGATTAGAATGTTGTAGGCAACTGTGCTTTGAATACTTCTGACTCCTGTATCCAAGCTGAAAGACTCCCTAAACGCTGTTTTTACAGACACAGGAAACTAGGGAGATTCTGCACTTCCATTATACTACGTGGCCTGACTTCGGTGTCCCAGAGTCACCTGCTTCATTCCTCAATTTCCTGTTCAAAGTGAGGGAGTCTGGCTCCCTTAACCCTGAGCACGGTCCCGTCGTGGTGCACTGCAGTGCAGGAATCGGGAGATCAGgaactttttgtttggttgataCATGTCTTCTACTGGTAAGAACTACTTATTCCAGATGATACGATATTTCTGTAGAGTTGTTTTGAGGAATGGCTGTTTGTAGgatcacaaagagccgtggtacCTTCTGTGAAGTATTGTTGCATGCTATTTCCCGTTATCTTACTCATACTCTGGGTTAGGAGCATATTCCAAGGCAGATCTCATTCTTAACTGACCATTTTGAGTGTGTGAAAGAAAAGTCTCTAGTTTTTAGAGTGATTTGCAAAGAGAGGCCTTGCCCTTGtggttaagggaaaaaaaatactagatGTCTGCTAAGTAATAGTGTGAACTACCCTGAACCAATGCAGAATAAATCTAATGTGTTTCCTTTTACAGTCAGCTTCACATACAGGTAGGGGGAAATGGTCCTGACTTTAAAACTGTAGTTCCCTTGGCTTTATGCTGTCCCTGTGTGAGAGCAACTAACACACAGAAGTCAGGCCTAGATTAAAaggtccttttattttttcctaatcaTATTTTCAAAGCAAGAAAGACAAAAACGGGAAAACGTACAGCATGTTGGAGGCCCAGTGTTTTCTCCTCCATGTCTTTTTAGAGACCCAGTAAATAGCTGCTGATACCATTATTTTATGGAGAATAGTCTGAAGGTCCTACTACAAAATGTGTGATTGATGTGAATCTTACCAGAGCATAAAGCtttgtttcaaatttttatcTTCAGATGGACAAACGGAAAGATCCTTCTTCTGTGGACGTTAAACAGGTTCTCCTAGAAATGAGGAAGTACAGAATGGGACTCATACAGACAGCAGATCAGCTCCGTTTCTCCTACTTGGCTGTTATTGAAGGGGCAAAATTCATTATGGGAGATGCTTCAGTGCAAGTGAGTACCTTTGACCATACAGCTTAATGTGGGGAGCTCTGTTCTAAGTGTAGCAAATATGTGGGATGAGCGGGACAGAAAGAAACTTTACATTTCACGCTTGCTTTGGCTTcagtataattttatattatggGGTTCTCAAATACAGTGCTTTATGATCTGTCACGACCTGAAGTGTTGTATGTAACATCCTTCAAAAAGATACCTGTAGTATAACAGGTGGCCTTGTGTACTTTTCAACACTGTAATTGAGGTGTAGACTGGCTGCATTGGCCGTGTCTTTCATTTCAGATAATAAAAAACTTCTAATATGACAGAACTTTAAGTATTATGATTAATTCCTCTAAGTTTGTTCTATGGTAAGCAGAACTCTAGCAACACAGATTCTATTTTGGGCTATTTAAATTTTCCAGAAGTAGATAAAAATTTCCTGTATTTGTCGCAGATGTCTTCTGTGTACTGGGTGTAGCTTAGGTTTGGAAttcttgtctcttcttttttaaattttttttttcttcaacacaAGTGAACAGCCACTCTAAGAATGAATGAAAAGGTAGAGTATAAAGACCCTGCTATGTTAAATTTAAAAGTTATAGTAGCTTATATAAAAGAAGTAGAGGAAAATTTAATCAGGCTTTTCCTTCCCtgaaggagcagtggaaagagctCTCCAATGAAGACCTGGACCCACCACCTGAACATACCCCACCACCTCCCAGACCACCAAAGCGAACCTCAGAAATGCACAACGGAAGGATGCATGAACACACAGAATTCTTTCCTAAACATCAAGTAGTAGAGGAAGAGGTTAGATGTTCGGTCAGCACTGTGGAAGAGATGGTTCCAGATGGCAGAGCTTGTTCATCTGTGCCACTGATCACAGACAGGTAACCATTTAGTTTCCCACTTTTGACTGTCCCAAGAAGAGTGTGCAGTGGGCTTATGGCATTGAGAGGTTGCAGGACGTTTGCTCATAAATGGCATTTCATGCAGAAGGGCCTGACAGACCTTGGTCGAGTTAGTGTTGTAGTAGTTCCAACCCCAAGTCCTTTCAGTAACAGAATTATGCCTGTGTTAACTTCATGCATAAGCTAGGGCCTCTCCGGGATCCTGCTAGAATAGAAGAAAAAGTGACAGTAATGAGTTGATTTAGTCTTGATTTACATGCAGTATATGTTAAGTTACAGAGGAGCTCTTTCACTACTCAGAGGCGCTATTAGTCATGTAGTTTAAGAGTAGTAGCCTGGCTGGCTTTGGCCACACCGAGACATCTGAAATTCACTGCAAGCTAAGCTACTTCTGATGAAAGGAGTAGAGGGGGCTCACGAACAGAGGACTCTTCTACCTGTCTTTGTAACCTAAACTGTAAAGGCTAATAAAGGCGCAGCAGTGCTGCGTGCAGGGCGGTGGAAGAGGGGGAGGCCGAGGTTCCTGCCTGTGTAACCACTAGATGTCCCTCCTGATTTACTGGAGCTGGTTGAAACCCACACGCCTTGGTGTTGCTGGCATCCTGCGTGTGAACTAATTTTATTCGGAACAACCAAATGAATGCCacacagaacaacaacaacaacaaaaatcaaaattttaaaaataaaaaacgcTACACCCTCCAGGGACTATCAAGGGAAAGTATAACGTTCTCCCAGTAAATGGTCTCCTAACACGACATCTTCAGCTTCCCATAGGAATACTGGAATAAAATaccagttggtttttttttttttagtattgtcTATAGAACTCTAGAGCTTTTTCAAAAGATGCAGCTGGCAGGCTTGATGTATTTAATTTAACTAAACCAGTGGGAGAGTGTGTGTAACTCTAGGAACTGGAGATTAGTGAGATGTGTTTCCAGTAGTCTTTCTTCAGAATAAACCTCCTCTTAATTTCACATAGCAGAGAGGCTGAGACCATGAGCTGAACCTGTTGTTTCCCTCCAAATTCTGCTGGAGGCAGGGAGATAAAACACAAATGTGTCCCTGTTCAGTGTGAAACAATGTTTGGATCAGGACTTTTCTTAGTTCGTTGGGGAGATTCTGGAAATGTGATACTGAAATTCTAAAtatctttataaaaagaaaggaaatcttGGAAACAGAAATGGACACAAATGGAGGCTTAGctacaaaagaaggaaatgttgCAATGGTAGCACctccctctttcttccctccaTGACAATATAGTTCTGTTACCAGAATGTTTGCCTGGGATGTGAGATGCCAGCTAATGCTTTCCACACCTAATGAAGAGCATGAATTTAAAGCTGATGTCTTATTAGCTATATAAATCTGAGTTTCTCAGTGAATAAATGATTTCCTGGAAATACTTTACACAGTGTAGTTTAAATAAGCGTAAAACATGTCCAGCTCTAAAGAGCTCAGAGActcaattaatttcatttattataGTCCCTTGTCTGGGGTTGGAGGTGAGTCATCCTCTGGAACTGCCTGTCTTCATTGATTGTAGAGGCTGACTAGACATCTACCTTTTACTTGGCTAAAGTTAAATCTGACTTCCTGCGATGTTTCAGGCATACTAGGGAAGGCCAGGATTTGAATCCTGAGCTCCCTCATTCTGTACCAGTACTGCTGCTGCAGGATCAGGCCTCCTTTGTGATCATTGCTCTTGTCCTCACGTCTGGGACAGTGAGTCTAGAAGGGGAGAAAGTGCAACTTGCtaggcaggaggggaaggaataGAGTAGAGAAGCAGTCTGATGTGAAAGGATGGGGGACAGTGTGAGACTGGAGGAGATGGAGGGGTAGGAAATGGACATTGTGCTGGCAGGGGTGCGGGGAAAAAAGTCTGaagcacatttattttcctgCCCAGATATTCTAGTGTCTGGGGTGGAAGGTTCCTGAGTTCTTCTACACTTAGACTGTCAGCAGATGTCCAGGAAATCTCCCTGCTGGTTACTACCCTTCTGGTTCTCACAGCGTGGTGATGCTCTGCTTTCTAAATTCAGCTGGAAGAAGTTGTACAGTAGATATAAAAGTTCCTGCTTGCTTAAGAAGCCTCTTTAGGTTTCACTACACTGCCAACAGGGTGGAGGTCTAGTATCTGCAAACAAAAACATGTTTAGAGAGCTTTAAAGGTGAGATCTTCAGTTCCATCATTAAAAGCTATTGCAGTGCATCTAGCCATTCCTTCTAAGTTATGGCTGCAAGAGCAACCACAGTTCCTTCCTTTTCTGACTTTTTGGGTGGGTGCTTGATTTTAGAACCTTAATGTTTTCCTGTCCTGGGTGTAGGTTTGAGTTGTGCAGGTTCACTCCTTGTCTCGGTGCAGGTAGCAGATCTGTGATAAGCAGTAGGAGTAGGGTGGTGTTTAAGACTAAGTCAGCTTATCCTTTGAAGGGCACAAAATACTCCCAAGCATGGCTTTTGATGACAAGACCTGTTCTAAACCTGTAATTTAATAGCCAGAACTGTAATAATTAGTGATAAGCTTTGGTTTGTCATCTGCTGCAGCTCCTGATAGCAAGAGATGTCCGACTTTGCCCATGGTGTTCAGTGGGTGAGGCCATGCCCCTGGAGAGGCCGCGTGGCTTCTCTCCGAGACGGAGAATCCAGTactgaatatttatttctttgtccTTAAGCACTAGTC includes:
- the PTPN1 gene encoding tyrosine-protein phosphatase non-receptor type 1 isoform X2; translated protein: MQSGEPRPREQPELPERRAGAAPGGQAGRGAPTMEIEKEFHRLDQAASWAAIYQDIRHEASDFPCKVAKHPRNKNRNRYRDVSPFDHSRIKLNQGDNDYINASLIKMEEAQRSYILTQGPLPNTCGHFWEMVWEQKSRGVVMLNRVMEKGSIKCAQYWPRKEEKEMFFEDTNLKLTLISEDIKSYYTVRQLELENLTTQETREILHFHYTTWPDFGVPESPASFLNFLFKVRESGSLNPEHGPVVVHCSAGIGRSGTFCLVDTCLLLMDKRKDPSSVDVKQVLLEMRKYRMGLIQTADQLRFSYLAVIEGAKFIMGDASVQWKELSNEDLDPPPEHTPPPPRPPKRTSEMHNGRMHEHTEFFPKHQVVEEEVRCSVSTVEEMVPDGRACSSVPLITDSTSQDTEIRRRTVGENLRLSPHKEESMKSENSEEDDENMMTTWKPFLVNICMFTFLTAGAYLCYRVCFH
- the PTPN1 gene encoding tyrosine-protein phosphatase non-receptor type 1 isoform X1, giving the protein MQSGEPRPREQPELPERRAGAAPGGQAGRGAPTMEIEKEFHRLDQAASWAAIYQDIRHEASDFPCKVAKHPRNKNRNRYRDVSPFDHSRIKLNQGDNDYINASLIKMEEAQRSYILTQGPLPNTCGHFWEMVWEQKSRGVVMLNRVMEKGSIKCAQYWPRKEEKEMFFEDTNLKLTLISEDIKSYYTVRQLELENLTTQETREILHFHYTTWPDFGVPESPASFLNFLFKVRESGSLNPEHGPVVVHCSAGIGRSGTFCLVDTCLLLMDKRKDPSSVDVKQVLLEMRKYRMGLIQTADQLRFSYLAVIEGAKFIMGDASVQEQWKELSNEDLDPPPEHTPPPPRPPKRTSEMHNGRMHEHTEFFPKHQVVEEEVRCSVSTVEEMVPDGRACSSVPLITDSTSQDTEIRRRTVGENLRLSPHKEESMKSENSEEDDENMMTTWKPFLVNICMFTFLTAGAYLCYRVCFH